The Aggregicoccus sp. 17bor-14 DNA window GCCCGTCTCGACCACCACCTGGCTGCGGCAGTGGCGCACGGCGTTGGCGAGCAGGTTCTCCAGCAGCCGCCCCAAGAGCAGCGGGTCCGCGGCCACCTCCGTGGGCTCGCCCTGCACCCGCACCTGCACGTCGGGGCGCTGCAGGGCGGCGTGCTGCCGGGCGCGCGCGGCGCCCTGCTCGGCGAGCGCCCGCAGGTCCAGCGGCACCCGGTCCGCCAGCAGCTGCCCCGAGTCCGCGCGGGCGAGCGTGAGCAGCGAGTCGACGAGCGCGGCGAGGTGGCGGCCCTCGGCGTGGACGCGCCCCAGCGTGCGCGCGTAGTCCTGCGCCGTGCGCTCGTGGCGCAGCGTGACCTCGGCCTCGCCGATGAGCACGGTGAGCGGCGTGCGCAGCTCGTGCGCCGCGTCCGCCGTGAAGCGCTGCGTGCGCGCGAGCGCCTCGCGCGTCTGGGTGAGCAGCAGGTTCAGCGTCGCGGCGAGCTCGTCCCACTCGTCCCCCGTGCCCTGCACCGGCAGCGTGAGGTCCAGCGTGGAGGCGTGCGCGGCGCGGGCGCGGCGGGTGGCCTCGCGCATCGGCGAGAGCGCCTGGTGCGCGAGCGCGCGCCCCACCGCCACTGCCCCCGCCAGCGCGAGCGGCCCGGCGATGGCCATGGCGCCCAGCACGGGCCACACGTCCTCCATCGGCGCCTCGTGCGGCTCCTGCACCTGCGTCTCGGCCTCCTCGCGGCGCTCCTGCCAGTCGTCCAGCACGAGCACCACGACCACCGTCGCCGCGAACAGCAGCAGCGTGACCAGCACCGCGCCGGAGAAGAAGAGCGTGAGCCGCGTGCGCAGGGTCGAGGGGCGCTTCGACCGCTGCCTCAAGGCGCGCTCCGCAGCACGTAGCCCACGCCGCGCACGGTGTGGATGAGGCGCGCGCCGAAGGGCTCGTCCACCTTGGCGCGCAGGTAGCGGATGTAGACCTCCACCACGTTGGAGAAGGTCTCGAAGTCGTGCTCCCACACGGCCTGCACGATGCGCGTGCGGCTCACCACCTCGCCGGCGTGCTCGAGCAGGAACTGCAGCAGCGAGAACTCGCGCGCGGTGAGACTCAGCTCCACGCCGGCGCGCAGCACCTTGCGGCTCACCGGGTCCAGCACCAGGTCCGCGTAGCTGAGCCGCGTGGTGACGCGCTGCGAGGCGCGCCGGGTGACGGCGCGCACGCGCGCGAGCAGCTCCTCGAAGGCGAAGGGCTTCACCAGGTAGTCGTCCGCCCCCGCGTTGAGCGCCGCCACGCGGTCCGCCACCGCGTCGCGCGCGGTGAGCATCACCACCGGCGTCACGTCCTGGCGTGCGCGCATCGCCTTGAGCAGCTCCAGGCCCGGCAGCCCCGGCAGCATCCAGTCCAGCAGCACCAGCTCGAAGCGCTCGGCGCGCAGCAGCGCGTCCGCCTCGGCGCCATCCGCGCACTCGCGCACGAGGAAGCCCTCCTCGCCCAGGCCGCGCGCGATGAAGGCGCGCACGCGAAGCTCATCCTCGACGACGAGCAGGGACATGGCCGCGGGTGTAGCACGCCCACCGCGCGCGCACAGGGAGCTGAGGAGGCTCTCATCTGCTCGCGAACGCGCGCCCGGGCCGGCTCCACCGCAGGGCATCCGACCAGCCGGGCCGCGATGAGGGGCCTCTCATCCGCGCCTCATCCGGGCCCCGCTGCGGAAGAGGCGGGGGCACACCCGGGTTGCGACCGTCCCGAACGCAGCAGGGCCCGGTGACCGGGCACGGATTCCCCCGTGTCCCCACCCGCCCGCTGCGCGCGGCTCCCCCCTCCCCACCTCCCCGGAGCATCCTCCCCATGCCCCTCCCCCCGTTCTCCGTCCCCTCCCTGCGCGCGCGCCCCGCGCTCCGCTGCGCACTCGCGCTGCTGCTGTGCGCCCTGGCCGCGTGTGGCAGCCCCGACGACACTCTGGACCCGGGTACGCCCGGCGGAGCACCCACCTCCGCGGGCCAGGCGGCGCAGCCCGGCACGGGAGGCGCCGCACCGGATGCGGGCAGCGGCAGCGCAGCGACGAGCCCGGGCAGCCCGGGCGCGGTGAGCGCGGCGGCGCCCGCGGGCTCCCTGGTGAAGCGGCTGCAGGCCCAGCCGATGGCGGCCTCCGGCAGCGAGGGCTGGCTGGCGCCCACCGCGCTGCAGCTGCACGCCTTCGCGCAGGCGCTGGCGGCGCTGCTGGACGCGCCAGGCTCCGCGCAGGCGCGCCAGGAGCTCGCGCAGCTGGGCTTCTCCACCGCGGACTTCCGCGACAGCGCCAGCGGCACCCCGCTGCTGCTGGTGGAGGACGCGGCGCAGGCGCGCGGCGCGGGCACCGTGGTGCTCAACCTCGCCCCCGCGCGCGACCTGTGGCTGGAGGCGCCGCACGCCACGTCCGACACCGGCACGGGGGACGAGGCGGCGCGGCTGCTCGTCTCGCTCGGCGCGCGGGCGCTGGTGGTGACGGGCGCGGACCGCTGCGCCTCCGCGGCGCTCACCCCCTGCACCGCGGGCGCGACGAGCGCGTGCGGCGGGCAGCTGCGCGTGTCGGACGCGGCGCACTACACGGAGAACTTCTTCACCGCCGCGCACCGCGCCCTGCGCGCGGCGCTGCCGCACACGCCCGCGCTCAGCGTGCACGGCTTCGTCACCGGCGGCACCGAGGCCGCGGTGGTGAGCGACGGCACCCGGGCGTCCGCCGCCCCGGGCGCGCTCACCCTGCGCGTGCGCGACGCGCTCAACCACCGCCTCCCCCAGGGCCGCGCCACCTCGTGCAACGACCCCGCGGACACCGCGTACCGCCCCCTGTGCGCCACTACCAACGTGCAGGGGCGCATCGACAACGGGGCCGCGGACGCCTGCCTGCAGGGGGCGGGGAGCGCCTCGGGTCTCTTCCTCCACGTGGAGCAGGCGCCCGCGCTGCGGCGCGCCGGCGCCAGCGAGGACGCGGTGGAGGCCGCACTGATGGACAGCTTCACGTGCAGCCTGCCGGGCCCGGCGCGCGGCTGCGGCGCGTAGGTGCACACATTGGAGTCTTCTCATCCGATCCGGCGTGCGGTGCGGAGTGCGCCCACGCATCCTGTTCGGCGAGAGGGGCTCGAACCCGGGATGAGGCCAGTGGATGCGCGGGGCGCGGAGGTGGTGGTCCTCGTGCTGCACGAGGACGACACCTACCGCAGGGCGGTGGTGCAGCTGCTCTACGAGGAGGGCTTCCACGCCGAGGGGGTGAGCACGCTCCTGGCGGCGGCGCTCCGGATGCGGGCGCTGCGGCACCAGGCGCTGCGCGCCGTGCTGCTGATGGAGCGTGAGGTGCACGGACGTCCTGTGAACGAGGCGGTGCGCTTCCTGCAAGCGATGCAACCGGAGGCGCTGCGCAGCACGGCCTTGGTGCTCGGCGCCGCGCCGGGCCAGGCGCTCGGGGACGTGGCGGACGCGCACGTCCTGCAGATGCCCTACACCCCGGACCAGCTCATGGCCCTCCTCAGACAGCTGGTGCACGGCTGAGCGGATGAATGAGAGGCTTCTCATCCCCTGCCGCCCGCCGGGGCGCTAGGAAGGGGGGCGCAGGCCCCGGTTCGCGGCCCGCAGAAGTGGAGGCCTCGCGTGTGGCTCCGGCCGTTCCTCCCGCTGCTGCTGGCGCTGCTCGGCGCACCGACGCTCCGCGCCGAGCCGGCCACCGCGACCGGGACGCAGGCCGAGCCACTCCCAGCGAGCGAGCCGCGGGCAGCCGAGCCGCTCGCGCTGGAGGCCGCGCTGCTGGAGGCCGCGGCGCACGCGCCCGCGCTGGCCGAGGCCCGGGCGCGCCAGGCCGCCGCGCACAGCGAGGTGGGGGCCGCGGGCGCGCTCGCACCCAGCACGGCCTCGGTGGGCGCGGGCTTCAACGACCCGCGCTGGAGCGTGGGCCTCGCACAGCGCTTCTCCGCCTTCGGGGCGCGCAGCGCGCGCGTGGCCGCGGCGGAGGCGGGCGCGCGCGGCGCGGAGGCCGAGGCGCGCGCGGGCGCAGCGGGCGTGCGGGCCGAGGCGCGCCGCGCCTACTTCGCCCTGGTGCGCGCCGAGGCGCAGCTCTCGGCCGCCGAGCGCGCGCTGCAGCTCGCGCGCTCCGGCGAGGAGGCGGCGCAGGCGCGCTTCGACACGGGGGCCGCACCGGAGCTGGACCTCATCCAGGCGCGGCTCACCCGCGCCAACGCCGAGGCCGAGCGCGAGACGCAGGAGGGCGAGCGCAGCGCGCGCTCGGCGGAGCTCGCGGGGCTGCTGGGCCGGGACCCCGCGCGGCCGCTGCAGCCCGTGGGCAGCGCGCCTCCCCCGCCCCTGCCCGCGCTGGCGGCGGTGCTCGCGCGCGCGGCCACCGCGCCCCAGGCGCTCGCGGGTCAGGCCCAGGTGGAGGTGGCGGACGCGCAGCTGCGGGCGGCGCAGCGCGAGCGCTGGCCCGCGCCCACCGTCGGCGTCTCGGTGGAGGCCGAGGGTCCCCCGGGTGAGCAGCGGCGCTACCTGCGCGGAGGGCTCGAGCTGGAGCTGCCCCTGCTCGGCCTCAACGGCGCGGAGGTGCGGCGCGCCGAGGCCACGCTGCGGCTCGCGCAGGCACAGGCGGAAGCGGACGCGCGCAGGCGCCGCCCCGCGGTGGTGGCCGCGCACCTGCGCCTGGAGGCTGCGCTGCGCGCGCTCGCGCACTACCCGAAGGAGATCCTTCCCGCCGCCGAGCGCGTGGAGCAGATGGCGCTCGAGGCCTACCGCGCGGGCCAGGCCCCGCTCAGCGCCCTCAACGACGCGCGCCGCGCGAGCGCCGAGACGCGCGACCGGGCGGCCGAGGCGGCCTGGGCCGCGCAGGCCGCCTTCGCCGACCTGGAGCTCGCCGCCGGAGTCCCGCTCGATGCCCCCTGAACGCCGCCGCCTCCTCCCGCTGCTGCTGCTGCTCGCGCTCGCGTGCAAGGCCCCTGCGCCCGCAGCCGAGGAGGAGGCCTCGGCGCCGCGCCCGCGCGTGCGGGTGGAGCAGGTGAAGCGCGGGCCGGTGGAGCGCACGCTGCGCCTGCCGGGCGCGCTCGCCCCCGCGCCGGGCCGCGACGTGAGGCTGGGCGCGCTGGTGGCCGGGCGCCTCGCCCGGCTCGACGTGGCCGAGGGCGAGCGCGTGCGCGCAGGGCAGCTGCTGGGAGTCATCGAGGCGGGGCCCTCGCGCGACGAGCTGCAGCAGGCGGAGG harbors:
- a CDS encoding TolC family protein, translated to MWLRPFLPLLLALLGAPTLRAEPATATGTQAEPLPASEPRAAEPLALEAALLEAAAHAPALAEARARQAAAHSEVGAAGALAPSTASVGAGFNDPRWSVGLAQRFSAFGARSARVAAAEAGARGAEAEARAGAAGVRAEARRAYFALVRAEAQLSAAERALQLARSGEEAAQARFDTGAAPELDLIQARLTRANAEAERETQEGERSARSAELAGLLGRDPARPLQPVGSAPPPPLPALAAVLARAATAPQALAGQAQVEVADAQLRAAQRERWPAPTVGVSVEAEGPPGEQRRYLRGGLELELPLLGLNGAEVRRAEATLRLAQAQAEADARRRRPAVVAAHLRLEAALRALAHYPKEILPAAERVEQMALEAYRAGQAPLSALNDARRASAETRDRAAEAAWAAQAAFADLELAAGVPLDAP
- a CDS encoding response regulator transcription factor, which translates into the protein MSLLVVEDELRVRAFIARGLGEEGFLVRECADGAEADALLRAERFELVLLDWMLPGLPGLELLKAMRARQDVTPVVMLTARDAVADRVAALNAGADDYLVKPFAFEELLARVRAVTRRASQRVTTRLSYADLVLDPVSRKVLRAGVELSLTAREFSLLQFLLEHAGEVVSRTRIVQAVWEHDFETFSNVVEVYIRYLRAKVDEPFGARLIHTVRGVGYVLRSAP
- a CDS encoding cell wall metabolism sensor histidine kinase WalK; the protein is MRQRSKRPSTLRTRLTLFFSGAVLVTLLLFAATVVVVLVLDDWQERREEAETQVQEPHEAPMEDVWPVLGAMAIAGPLALAGAVAVGRALAHQALSPMREATRRARAAHASTLDLTLPVQGTGDEWDELAATLNLLLTQTREALARTQRFTADAAHELRTPLTVLIGEAEVTLRHERTAQDYARTLGRVHAEGRHLAALVDSLLTLARADSGQLLADRVPLDLRALAEQGAARARQHAALQRPDVQVRVQGEPTEVAADPLLLGRLLENLLANAVRHCRSQVVVETGLEGAHARLAVQDDGAGVPESFQPRLFERFARADPSRTGEGTGLGLAISRAFAEVHGGSLHYEAAPGGGGRFVLLLPRPAALS